A single region of the Triticum dicoccoides isolate Atlit2015 ecotype Zavitan chromosome 2B, WEW_v2.0, whole genome shotgun sequence genome encodes:
- the LOC119364910 gene encoding probable beta-D-xylosidase 6 yields the protein MAPPFPLILLLLVAVAGAGAGAAAPPNGHACASAEANSYAFCDASLPFPVRARALVSLLTLDEKIAQLSNTAAGVPRLGVPPYEWWSESLHGLADNGPGVNFSSGPVAAATIFPQVILSAAAFNRSLWRAVAEAVAVEARAMHNAGQAGLTYWAPNINVFRDPRWGRGQETPGEDPAMIAAYSVEYVKGFQGEYGDGREGRMMLSACCKHYIAYDLEKWGKFARYTFNAEVNAQDFEDTYEPPFKSCIQEGRASCLMCSYNQVNGVPACARKDLLQKIRDEWGFKGYIVSDCDAVAIIHENQTYTSSDEDSVAIVLKAGMDVNCGSFLIRHTKSAIEKGKIQEEDINHALYNLFSVQLRLGLFEKTSENQWFTRLGPSNVCTKEHRELAAEAVRQGTVLLKNDNSFLPLKRSEVSHIAIIGAAANDAYIMGGDYTGVPCDPITFLKGMQAFVPQTTVAGGCKNVSCDSTDGFGEAIEVAKRADIVVVIAGLNLTQETEDLDRVTLLLPGKQQDLVNIIASVTKKPIVLVITGGGPVDVSFAKQDPRIASVLWIGYPGEVGGQVLPEILFGEYNPGGKLTMTWYPESFTAVPMTDMNMRADPSRGYPGRTYRFYTGDVVYGFGYGLSYTKYSYNFLQGPNRISLSHSPVPGLISRKPAYTRRDGLDYVQVEDIASCESLVFSVHISVTNEGAMDGSHAVLLFTRSKSRVPGFPLKQLVGFERVYTAAGRSTNVEIKVDPCKHMSAANTEGRRVLLLGSHHVMVGDEVHEFVIEA from the exons ATGGCTCCCCCCTTCCCCCtcatactcctcctcctcgtcgccgtcgccggggcaggcgccggcgccgccgcgccgccgaatgGGCACGCGTGCGCGTCGGCTGAGGCCAACTCCTACGCGTTCTGCGACGCCTCGCTGCCGTTCCCCGTCCGCGCGCGCGCCCTCGTCTCCCTCCTCACCCTCGACGAGAAGATAGCGCAGCTCTCCAACACCGCGGCGGGCGTGCCCCGCCTCGGCGTCCCGCCCTACGAGTGGTGGTCCGAGTCGCTCCACGGGCTCGCCGACAACGGCCCGGGCGTCAACTTCTCCTCGGGCCCCGTcgccgcggcgaccatcttcccgcaggtcatcctctccgccgccgccttcAACCGCTCGCTCTggcgggcggtggccgaggccgtcGCCGTGGAGGCGCGCGCCATGCACAACGCCGGCCAGGCCGGGCTCACCTACTGGGCGCCCAACATCAACGTCTTCCGCGACCCGCGCTGGGGCCGCGGCCAGGAGACGCCCGGCGAGGACCCGGCCATGATCGCCGCCTACTCCGTCGAGTATGTCAAGGGCTTCCAGGGGGAGTACGGCGACGGCAGGGAAGGCAGGATGATGCTCTCCGCCTGCTGCAAGCACTACATCGCCTATGATTTGGAGAAATGGGGCAAGTTTGCGCGCTACACCTTCAATGCCGAG GTAAATGCGCAAGATTTCGAGGACACGTACGAGCCTCCTTTCAAGAGCTGCATACAGGAGGGTCGTGCAAGTTGCTTGATGTGCTCATACAACCAGGTAAATGGTGTGCCAGCATGTGCCCGTAAAGATCTGCTGCAGAAGATTAGAGATGAATGGGGATTTAAAGG GTACATCGTATCTGATTGTGACGCTGTGGCAATAATCCACGAAAACCAGACATACACGAGTTCAGACGAGGATTCAGTAGCGATTGTTCTTAAGGCTG GAATGGATGTCAACTGTGGGTCTTTCCTGATTCGGCATACAAAGTCGGCTATCGAGAAAGGAAAGATACAAGAAGAAGATATCAACCATGCTCTTTATAACCTGTTTTCTGTTCAGCTTCGCCTTGGACTTTTTGAGAAAACCAGTGAGAATCAATGGTTCACTCGACTAGGCCCCAGCAATGTTTGCACAAAAGAGCACAGGGAGCTCGCAGCAGAAGCTGTAAGGCAGGGAACCGTCTTGTTGAAGAACGATAACAGTTTTTTGCCTCTAAAGAGAAGTGAAGTTAGTCATATTGCTATAATTGGAGCGGCAGCAAACGATGCATACATAATGGGTGGAGATTACACAG GTGTTCCCTGTGATCCTATCACCTTCCTTAAAGGCATGCAAGCCTTTGTTCCGCAAACAACCGTTGCTGGCGGTTGCAAAAATGTATCATGTGACTCAACGGATGGATTTGGTGAAGCCATTGAAGTAGCTAAAAGAGCTGATATTGTTGTTGTGATTGCTGGGTTGAACCTGACTCAGGAGACCGAAGATCTTGATAGAGTGACCCTTCTCCTTCCAGGCAAGCAGCAGGATCTCGTAAATATTATTGCCAGTGTAACAAAGAAGCCTATTGTGTTGGTTATCACGGGCGGGGGTCCCGTCGATGTTTCTTTTGCGAAGCAAGATCCAAGAATTGCAAGTGTCCTGTGGATTGGATATCCTGGGGAAGTTGGCGGACAGGTTCTCCCAGAAATTCTTTTTGGAGAGTACAATCCAG GAGGAAAGTTGACTATGACTTGGTACCCCGAATCCTTCACCGCGGTTCCAATGACCGATATGAACATGAGAGCCGACCCTTCGCGTGGCTACCCTGGAAGAACATATCGGTTCTACACCGGAGATGTGGTATACGGTTTCGGTTACGGTCTGAGTTACACAAAGTACTCATACAACTTCTTGCAAGGTCCAAACAGAATCAGCCTGTCACATTCACCAGTTCCAGGCCTCATCAGTAGGAAGCCTGCATACACACGGAGGGACGGGCTGGACTACGTCCAGGTCGAAGACATCGCGTCATGTGAATCCCTAGTCTTCTCTGTCCACATCTCGGTCACCAACGAAGGTGCCATGGACGGGAGCCACGCCGTCCTGCTGTTCACGAGATCGAAGTCGAGGGTTCCTGGCTTCCCTCTGAAGCAGCTGGTTGGTTTCGAGCGCGTCTACACTGCTGCCGGCAGATCAACCAACGTGGAGATCAAGGTGGATCCCTGCAAGCACATGAGCGCGGCCAACACTGAAGGCAGAAGGGTGCTGCTCCTGGGATCCCATCATGTCATGGTAGGAGACGAAGTGCACGAGTTTGTCATCGAAGCATAA